In the Streptomyces sp. BHT-5-2 genome, one interval contains:
- a CDS encoding PIN domain-containing protein, translating to MKEPAARSLVLDSQALSLLLRNDRQMITRIEAARRVGVPVLVSALTVVEAVYGKTDTARLRWVLSRLQVQDVTQADSLTAVQLLSDAGGLHGHKYAIDALVAAMALRSPAPVLVMTSDRDDWSKLCGDGVQIKDV from the coding sequence ATGAAGGAGCCCGCGGCCAGGTCCCTGGTGCTCGACTCCCAGGCGCTGTCGCTACTGCTGCGCAACGACCGCCAGATGATCACCCGGATCGAGGCCGCCCGGCGCGTAGGCGTGCCCGTCCTCGTATCGGCCCTGACTGTGGTGGAGGCCGTCTACGGGAAGACAGATACCGCCCGGCTGCGCTGGGTGCTCTCCCGCCTTCAAGTCCAAGACGTCACCCAGGCGGACAGTCTCACTGCGGTGCAGCTCCTGAGCGACGCCGGCGGCCTGCACGGCCACAAGTACGCCATCGACGCCCTCGTAGCCGCGATGGCGCTCCGCTCCCCGGCACCCGTCCTCGTAATGACCTCGGACCGCGACGACTGGTCGAAACTGTGCGGCGACGGAGTACAGATCAAGGATGTCTAA
- a CDS encoding SWIM zinc finger domain-containing protein encodes MRGFSEAKLKALAGVRSFERGCGYVDAVSGVEVGDGRISANVHGTERYEVELALDGPGGLSGECDCPYGLEGNFCKHLVALGLTVLAQRESLPRQRKAARDRAQDFDAWLSALSKDELLALVREQVGEDRQLRRRLELRAASARGDLAAVRARIRELLDVGPFARYGYVEYADARAYADQAGQAVSAIGALTGSGRAADAITLVREAMKSLARAVECVDDSDGWLGQVGTGLADAHLDACRAARPDPGELARWLVGHALGELDDGLTDIDPLDYEDVLGEEGMAVLRQLAVEAWQGNRRGWAEKYLMERLAKGGGDIDAVIAVHAADLAPNGHTHLVIARELDTARRPDEALRWAERGIREAGDLDAVDTALVDHLCDRYAQADRLVDAVALRRDHFGARRTLLAYQQLRVAARAADCWPAEREGALALLRADAEQRRPGWYDGPVLVDALLDDKDVDAAWQAATETGAHDRQWLTLADQARATRPADALGVYLRLVEPLTKETGNAVYEQLVSLLLGIRDCHRRLGSPEEFTEYVTALRTAQKRKRNLMRLMDEHRL; translated from the coding sequence ATGCGTGGCTTCAGCGAGGCGAAGCTCAAGGCGCTGGCCGGTGTCCGTTCCTTCGAGCGCGGGTGCGGGTACGTGGATGCGGTGTCCGGGGTCGAGGTCGGTGACGGACGGATCAGCGCGAACGTCCACGGCACGGAACGGTACGAGGTGGAGCTGGCCCTGGACGGGCCCGGCGGGCTGTCCGGGGAGTGCGACTGTCCGTACGGCCTTGAGGGCAACTTCTGCAAGCACCTGGTCGCCCTCGGCCTGACGGTGCTCGCCCAACGGGAGAGCCTGCCGCGGCAGCGGAAGGCGGCGCGGGACCGGGCACAGGACTTCGACGCATGGCTGTCTGCCCTGTCCAAGGACGAGTTGCTGGCTCTGGTGCGGGAACAGGTCGGCGAGGACCGGCAGTTGCGGCGCCGCCTGGAGCTGCGGGCCGCGAGCGCCCGCGGGGATCTCGCCGCGGTCCGGGCCCGCATCCGTGAACTGCTCGACGTCGGCCCGTTCGCGCGGTACGGATATGTCGAGTACGCCGATGCCCGCGCCTACGCGGACCAGGCCGGGCAGGCGGTGTCGGCGATCGGCGCGCTCACCGGCTCCGGACGGGCAGCCGACGCGATCACCCTGGTGAGGGAGGCGATGAAGTCGCTGGCCCGGGCGGTGGAGTGCGTCGACGACTCCGACGGATGGCTCGGCCAGGTGGGCACCGGCCTCGCCGACGCCCATCTCGACGCGTGCCGTGCGGCGCGCCCCGACCCGGGGGAGCTCGCGCGCTGGCTGGTCGGCCATGCGCTCGGTGAGCTGGACGACGGCCTCACGGACATCGATCCACTCGACTACGAGGACGTTCTCGGCGAAGAGGGGATGGCCGTCCTGCGGCAGCTGGCGGTCGAGGCGTGGCAGGGCAACCGCCGGGGCTGGGCGGAGAAGTACCTGATGGAGCGTCTGGCCAAGGGGGGAGGCGACATCGACGCGGTGATTGCGGTGCACGCGGCCGACCTGGCACCGAACGGTCACACGCACCTGGTCATCGCCCGCGAGCTGGACACCGCCCGGCGCCCCGACGAGGCCCTGCGCTGGGCGGAACGCGGCATCCGGGAGGCCGGGGACCTCGACGCCGTCGACACCGCCCTCGTCGACCACCTCTGCGACCGCTATGCGCAGGCGGACCGGCTCGTCGATGCCGTCGCCCTGCGCCGCGACCACTTCGGCGCCCGCCGCACCCTGCTCGCGTACCAGCAGCTGCGTGTCGCCGCCCGGGCTGCGGACTGTTGGCCGGCCGAGCGCGAGGGAGCACTGGCCCTGCTGCGGGCCGACGCGGAGCAGCGGCGACCGGGCTGGTACGACGGCCCCGTCCTGGTCGATGCCCTGCTCGACGACAAGGACGTCGACGCCGCCTGGCAGGCCGCCACCGAGACCGGTGCCCACGACCGGCAGTGGCTCACCCTTGCCGACCAGGCCCGCGCCACCCGCCCCGCCGATGCACTCGGTGTCTACCTGCGCCTGGTGGAGCCACTGACCAAGGAGACCGGCAACGCGGTCTACGAGCAGCTCGTCAGCCTGCTGCTGGGCATCCGGGACTGTCACCGGCGTCTGGGATCGCCGGAGGAGTTCACCGAGTACGTCACCGCCCTGCGTACCGCCCAGAAACGCAAGCGCAATCTGATGCGTTTGATGGACGAGCACCGTCTGTGA
- a CDS encoding AfsR/SARP family transcriptional regulator: MAASTSSVLECRLLGPLDVEVGGRRLQMTAPRLQSVLGTLLLRAGETVPVQRLVDCVWEDRPPADPSNQVAVCVSLLRRKLTQAGAAGDLIVTDAPGYRLQTHAVRLDTHRVTQLGKEAADRRAAGEDEAAVELLGEALSLWRGPLLAGISRQVWQSDVHAWEEKRVALRDMCSKIQLELGQYEHLISELSSFVQEHPLFERPRAQLMTAFYHSGRQADALRVFRETSDLLKRELAVAPGAELRQLHHDILHGTLPAVRPTRQTRPVRPVGPKAVRGAEGAAVVPSSASGVSGGPDAANAWDALDTSDVLGAPGAPGAPGATDASSAWSAPVPAAAEVSSAPAVAVPSAATVPSAATVPSAAAVAPAGPCLLPGETGEFVGREAEIAAIQGILAPATGPVPVVGVVGAGGTGKSTLAVHVAHRLRPAFTGGQLYIDLRGTGARPVPPGEALERLLRELGLPASAIPEGVEQRAERYRALLADRRILIVLDDAAGTDQIRPLLPGTGSCGVLITSRTRVGVVSTANVFELGVFPEEQAVELLRRMVGVGRTGAEPEAARELVGHCGRLPLAVGIVGAKLAAKPHWSLARAVARLADERRRLDELCHDRLAVRASLRPSYESIGPAARRLLHGLARLTLTDFGEWVAAPLLGLPAAVLESLLEELVDARLIEVRDTGRSGQLRYRLDDLVRLYAIEQVVATEPGTAVEEGCAGAYGAGPGNRIVGAVAGAVGPVPGAPRGVGDLAAERRTVAGALARAPLTPAVRAHHAACGGEFATLRGAADASRGPGFATVTNGPPLQRRYDTERARVPALSVPPAECGADACASEPAAPCRRLFGARGHPDHGD; encoded by the coding sequence GTGGCCGCATCGACGAGTAGCGTTCTGGAATGCCGCTTACTGGGGCCGCTGGACGTCGAAGTGGGCGGCCGACGGCTCCAGATGACGGCCCCGCGGCTGCAATCCGTACTGGGGACGCTGCTGTTGCGCGCCGGGGAGACGGTTCCGGTGCAGCGCCTGGTGGACTGCGTGTGGGAGGACCGGCCGCCCGCCGATCCCAGCAACCAGGTCGCCGTGTGCGTCTCCCTCCTGCGGCGCAAGCTGACGCAGGCCGGCGCCGCGGGCGACCTCATCGTCACCGACGCGCCGGGGTACCGCCTGCAGACCCACGCCGTCCGGCTCGATACGCACCGGGTGACGCAGCTGGGCAAGGAGGCCGCCGACCGGCGCGCCGCCGGTGAGGACGAGGCGGCGGTCGAACTCCTCGGGGAGGCGCTGTCGCTCTGGCGCGGCCCGCTGCTCGCCGGGATCTCGCGCCAGGTGTGGCAGTCGGACGTCCACGCCTGGGAAGAGAAGCGGGTCGCGCTGCGGGACATGTGCTCGAAGATCCAGCTGGAGTTGGGGCAGTACGAGCACCTCATATCCGAGCTGTCGAGCTTCGTCCAGGAACACCCTCTGTTCGAGCGCCCCCGGGCCCAGCTGATGACCGCGTTCTACCACTCCGGGCGCCAGGCCGACGCGTTGCGCGTCTTCCGGGAGACCAGCGACCTGTTGAAGCGGGAACTCGCGGTGGCTCCGGGAGCCGAGCTGCGGCAACTCCACCATGACATCCTGCACGGCACTCTGCCGGCTGTGCGGCCGACGCGGCAAACGCGGCCTGTGCGGCCGGTGGGGCCGAAGGCTGTTCGGGGGGCGGAGGGTGCGGCGGTTGTCCCCTCGTCGGCGTCGGGCGTCTCGGGAGGCCCGGACGCTGCGAATGCCTGGGACGCACTGGATACTTCGGATGTGCTGGGTGCTCCGGGCGCTCCGGGTGCTCCGGGCGCAACGGATGCTTCGAGTGCGTGGTCCGCTCCGGTGCCTGCCGCTGCGGAGGTTTCCAGCGCACCGGCCGTCGCCGTGCCGTCTGCCGCCACCGTGCCGTCTGCCGCCACCGTGCCGTCTGCCGCCGCCGTGGCGCCGGCGGGTCCCTGTCTGCTGCCGGGTGAAACCGGGGAGTTCGTCGGGCGGGAGGCCGAAATCGCCGCCATCCAGGGCATCTTGGCGCCGGCCACCGGGCCGGTGCCGGTCGTCGGCGTGGTGGGCGCAGGAGGAACGGGCAAGTCGACACTGGCCGTCCACGTGGCACACCGGCTGCGTCCGGCCTTCACCGGGGGCCAGCTCTACATCGACCTGCGGGGCACGGGCGCCCGCCCGGTGCCGCCGGGGGAGGCGTTGGAGCGGCTGTTGCGCGAGCTGGGGCTGCCCGCGTCGGCGATCCCCGAGGGGGTCGAGCAGCGCGCCGAGCGCTACCGCGCGTTACTGGCCGACCGCCGGATTCTGATCGTTCTCGACGACGCGGCGGGCACCGACCAGATCCGGCCGCTGCTCCCCGGGACGGGCAGCTGCGGCGTGCTGATCACCAGCCGCACCAGGGTCGGCGTGGTGTCCACGGCGAACGTCTTCGAACTCGGCGTGTTCCCCGAGGAGCAGGCCGTCGAACTGCTCAGGCGCATGGTGGGCGTCGGCCGCACCGGAGCCGAGCCGGAGGCCGCCCGGGAGCTGGTCGGGCACTGCGGCCGGTTGCCGCTGGCGGTCGGCATCGTCGGCGCCAAACTCGCGGCCAAGCCGCACTGGTCGCTGGCGCGTGCCGTGGCGCGACTGGCCGACGAGCGGCGGCGGTTGGACGAGCTGTGCCACGACCGGCTGGCCGTCCGTGCCAGCCTCAGGCCGTCGTACGAGAGCATCGGCCCCGCCGCCCGGCGGCTGCTGCACGGGCTGGCCCGGCTGACCCTGACCGACTTCGGGGAGTGGGTGGCCGCACCCTTGCTCGGCCTGCCCGCCGCCGTGCTGGAGAGCCTGTTGGAGGAGCTGGTCGACGCCCGGCTCATCGAGGTGCGGGACACCGGCCGGTCCGGTCAACTCCGTTACCGTCTCGACGATCTGGTGCGCCTCTACGCGATCGAGCAGGTCGTGGCGACGGAGCCCGGTACGGCCGTGGAGGAGGGGTGCGCGGGGGCGTACGGCGCCGGGCCCGGGAACCGTATCGTGGGCGCCGTCGCGGGTGCCGTGGGGCCCGTCCCCGGCGCACCCCGCGGCGTGGGCGACCTCGCGGCCGAACGCCGAACGGTCGCGGGCGCCCTCGCCCGCGCGCCCCTGACACCCGCCGTCCGCGCCCATCACGCGGCGTGCGGTGGCGAGTTCGCCACCCTCCGCGGTGCCGCGGACGCCTCGCGCGGCCCCGGCTTCGCCACGGTGACGAACGGTCCACCGCTGCAACGCCGTTACGACACGGAGCGCGCGCGGGTGCCCGCGCTGTCCGTACCGCCCGCCGAGTGCGGCGCGGACGCCTGCGCCTCGGAACCGGCCGCCCCCTGCCGTCGGCTGTTCGGCGCGCGCGGCCACCCCGACCACGGCGACTGA
- a CDS encoding TenA family transcriptional regulator, with amino-acid sequence MLMERDAFRDELERTLHNKLTLSHPMFDILFDPENPDRHTLQKVALQGYQLTKHFLDYIETLFYYCPKADGKHKRRLLFNLYEEETGRISKTKNHVQLMEDFLRAIGIDDATRDAETALPATQELIDYRMTAVKNPETYHIGAAAVMIASEGQNLETRGADARDILFKRVYGLKDEDLLFFSVHQEEDVHHVRHGLDLVADICTTEEQQSEALYAVGHTCDLFYNMYEGIYQEYKAGRL; translated from the coding sequence ATGCTGATGGAACGAGACGCATTCCGCGACGAGCTCGAGCGTACCCTGCACAACAAGCTCACGCTCTCCCACCCCATGTTCGACATTCTCTTCGACCCGGAGAACCCGGACCGGCACACGCTCCAGAAGGTGGCGCTGCAGGGCTACCAGCTGACCAAGCACTTCCTGGACTACATAGAGACGCTTTTCTACTACTGCCCGAAGGCGGACGGAAAGCACAAGCGCCGGCTCCTCTTCAACCTCTACGAGGAGGAGACCGGCCGGATCTCCAAGACCAAGAACCACGTGCAGCTGATGGAGGACTTCCTCCGCGCCATCGGCATCGACGACGCCACGCGGGACGCCGAAACGGCCCTGCCGGCCACCCAGGAACTCATCGACTACCGCATGACCGCAGTGAAGAACCCCGAGACCTACCACATCGGGGCGGCCGCGGTGATGATCGCGAGCGAGGGCCAGAACCTGGAGACCCGCGGCGCGGACGCCCGCGACATCCTCTTCAAGCGGGTCTACGGCCTCAAGGACGAGGACCTGCTGTTCTTCTCGGTGCACCAGGAGGAGGACGTCCACCACGTCCGGCACGGCCTGGACCTGGTCGCCGACATCTGCACCACCGAGGAGCAGCAGTCCGAGGCGCTCTACGCGGTCGGACACACCTGTGACCTCTTCTACAACATGTACGAGGGCATCTACCAGGAGTACAAGGCCGGCCGGCTCTGA
- a CDS encoding O-succinylhomoserine sulfhydrylase has product MTQPLTSESFATRAIRAGQYQDLSDSHSEGLALTSSYVFDDAEDAAEKFAGRRPGNVYVRFSNPTVTAFEERMAALEQAESGVAVASGMAAYLGIALGLLKAGDHVVLADGMFGTTTRFFQTYLKKFQVSSSIVDVRDLGEWRRHVQPNTVMFVLETPTNPLMHVADLRGLSALAAEHGILLVVDNTLATPALQNPIPLGADLVIHSAAKYIDGQGRCGGGVVVGRDDLVKEIGGVLRTAGPGLSPFNAWVFLKSLETLEIRMREHSRNGQLLAEWLEHHPAVEQVFFTGLRSHPQRELIVSQQSGPGGLVSFTVRGDQETAWRVADGLSLISLTTNIGDTKSMITHPASTTHGRLSPEAKERSGITANMLRISVGLEHIDDIITDLDKALDNVTVSSE; this is encoded by the coding sequence GTGACTCAACCCCTCACCTCAGAATCCTTCGCCACCCGCGCCATACGGGCAGGCCAGTACCAGGACCTCTCGGACTCCCACAGCGAGGGACTGGCCCTCACCTCCAGCTATGTCTTCGACGACGCCGAGGACGCCGCGGAGAAGTTCGCCGGGCGGCGTCCCGGAAACGTGTATGTGCGCTTCAGCAACCCCACCGTGACCGCCTTCGAGGAGCGCATGGCGGCGCTGGAGCAGGCGGAGTCCGGCGTCGCCGTGGCGTCCGGTATGGCCGCGTATCTGGGAATCGCACTCGGCCTGCTGAAGGCCGGCGACCATGTGGTGCTGGCCGATGGGATGTTCGGCACCACCACCCGCTTCTTCCAGACCTACCTGAAGAAATTCCAGGTCTCCTCCAGCATCGTCGACGTGCGGGACCTGGGGGAGTGGCGCCGCCATGTCCAGCCGAACACCGTGATGTTCGTCCTGGAGACCCCCACCAATCCGCTGATGCACGTGGCGGATCTGCGCGGGCTGTCCGCGCTCGCCGCCGAACACGGAATTCTGCTGGTGGTGGACAACACCCTGGCCACGCCCGCGCTGCAGAACCCGATTCCGCTCGGCGCCGATCTCGTCATCCACTCGGCGGCCAAGTACATCGACGGCCAGGGCAGGTGCGGGGGCGGCGTCGTGGTCGGCCGTGACGACCTCGTCAAGGAGATCGGCGGGGTGCTGCGTACCGCGGGTCCCGGCCTGAGCCCGTTCAACGCCTGGGTTTTCCTGAAGAGTCTGGAGACGCTGGAAATCCGTATGCGGGAGCACTCCCGCAACGGCCAGCTCCTGGCCGAGTGGTTGGAGCACCATCCGGCCGTGGAACAGGTCTTCTTCACCGGCCTGCGGTCGCATCCGCAGCGCGAGCTGATCGTCAGTCAGCAGTCTGGTCCGGGCGGTCTGGTGAGTTTCACCGTCCGTGGCGACCAGGAAACGGCCTGGCGGGTCGCCGACGGTCTTTCCCTGATCTCCCTGACGACCAATATCGGCGACACAAAGTCCATGATCACGCATCCCGCGTCGACCACCCACGGCCGGCTGTCGCCCGAGGCCAAGGAACGCTCCGGAATCACCGCCAACATGCTGCGGATCTCCGTCGGTCTGGAACACATCGACGACATCATCACGGACCTGGACAAGGCACTCGACAACGTGACCGTTTCGTCCGAGTGA
- a CDS encoding homoserine O-succinyltransferase — translation MSHTRHDSERRALRIGLVDLMSAVPNRPAQKMFRSAVESAATESGLPISFEYHAVDPNCAPEHCGIDWRRLVAADALLVTGSEPTRLDIESEPALAVVRRIIEDTADRVPSTLFSCQSAHAALYVLHGLRRRRLADKFTGVAEHRVSVPDHALTAGMSDGTPVPHSRWNSVPATELHRAGVVPLLETGGDDWHLAASPDGLRHLYCQGHPEYRRDTLLREYQRDLRRHLAGETEEFPRLPEPYLDATARELVLRYTEKLREQRDTGLLASFPAEAATEGILADWQSDTRSFLGNWLRAVARSTARPTM, via the coding sequence ATGTCACACACCCGCCATGATTCCGAGCGAAGAGCGCTGCGGATCGGATTGGTCGACCTCATGTCGGCCGTCCCGAACAGGCCGGCACAGAAGATGTTCCGCTCCGCAGTCGAGTCCGCGGCCACGGAAAGCGGACTGCCCATCAGCTTCGAGTACCACGCCGTCGACCCGAACTGCGCCCCCGAGCACTGCGGCATCGACTGGCGGCGGCTCGTCGCGGCGGACGCCCTGCTCGTCACCGGAAGCGAACCGACCCGGCTGGACATCGAGTCGGAGCCGGCGCTGGCCGTGGTCCGCCGCATCATCGAGGACACCGCGGACCGGGTGCCCTCCACCCTCTTCTCGTGTCAGTCGGCGCACGCCGCGCTGTACGTCCTGCACGGGCTGCGGCGCCGGCGGCTGGCCGACAAGTTCACGGGAGTGGCCGAGCACCGGGTGAGCGTGCCGGACCACGCGCTCACCGCCGGCATGTCCGACGGTACGCCCGTGCCGCACTCCCGCTGGAACAGCGTGCCGGCGACGGAACTCCACCGCGCGGGCGTCGTCCCCCTCCTGGAGACCGGCGGCGACGACTGGCATCTCGCGGCGAGCCCCGACGGACTGCGCCACCTCTACTGCCAGGGGCACCCCGAATACCGTCGGGACACCCTGCTGCGCGAATACCAGCGCGATCTGCGACGGCATCTGGCCGGGGAGACCGAGGAGTTCCCGCGACTTCCGGAACCCTATCTGGACGCAACGGCAAGGGAACTGGTCCTCCGCTACACCGAGAAATTACGGGAACAGCGGGACACCGGCCTGCTGGCGAGCTTTCCGGCCGAGGCGGCGACGGAGGGAATCCTGGCCGACTGGCAGTCGGACACCCGCAGTTTCCTCGGGAACTGGCTGCGTGCCGTCGCACGGTCCACCGCACGCCCGACCATGTGA
- a CDS encoding MFS transporter produces the protein MAVALGFVIALMSSAIKNTVSVFYVSMAHDFSVSRGTFALAPSVFMLAYAIASPVMGFAADRLGARRSLAGGLVLGGAMFLVGGVISSFALFSVVYGVGLAIAYTAISYVPLGVLVDELFPPHRRGLTYAILMNGTAVGFIALVPLWIYVEKSTSWRTVFIVLGVVMVALMLLALIFLPGENKTPEEPGKAAPAGEQQPTGGTAAPATGGMVGAALRSPVFWTISLAFVGCGVTMSFVDVHLVASLDSHGLGGGTASTTMAILGAAEIVGSLIAGYLCDRGHGLKVLAGCYLIRALSLVVMVVAPSVLTAWIFGLLFGISYMGTVVAGSMYLLNALDPRAKGLALGLMWCLHQVGAFAASEAGGLSFDALHSYDPIVIGAAASAGLSFLIVVLALPKALRKAEPAHA, from the coding sequence GTGGCAGTCGCCCTGGGTTTCGTCATCGCGCTGATGTCGTCCGCCATCAAGAACACGGTCAGCGTGTTCTATGTGTCGATGGCGCACGACTTCTCGGTGAGCCGTGGCACCTTCGCCCTCGCCCCGTCGGTGTTCATGCTGGCCTATGCGATCGCCTCGCCCGTCATGGGTTTCGCCGCCGACCGGTTGGGCGCCCGCCGCTCACTGGCCGGCGGGCTGGTACTGGGCGGCGCGATGTTCCTCGTCGGCGGCGTCATCAGTTCCTTCGCGCTGTTCTCGGTGGTCTACGGAGTGGGGCTGGCCATCGCGTACACCGCGATCTCCTACGTTCCGCTGGGCGTACTGGTCGACGAGCTGTTCCCGCCGCACCGCCGCGGTCTGACGTACGCGATCCTCATGAACGGCACGGCCGTCGGCTTCATCGCACTGGTCCCGCTGTGGATCTACGTCGAGAAGAGCACCTCCTGGCGCACGGTGTTCATCGTGCTGGGCGTCGTCATGGTCGCCCTCATGCTGCTGGCCCTCATATTCCTGCCGGGGGAGAACAAGACGCCGGAGGAGCCCGGGAAGGCGGCGCCGGCGGGGGAGCAGCAGCCGACCGGCGGGACCGCCGCGCCGGCCACGGGCGGCATGGTCGGTGCCGCACTGCGCTCCCCGGTCTTCTGGACCATCAGCCTCGCCTTCGTCGGCTGCGGCGTGACCATGTCCTTCGTCGACGTACACCTGGTGGCGAGCCTCGACAGCCACGGTCTGGGCGGCGGCACCGCGAGCACCACCATGGCGATCCTGGGCGCCGCGGAGATCGTCGGTTCGCTCATCGCCGGGTATCTGTGCGACCGCGGCCACGGCCTGAAGGTGCTGGCGGGCTGCTATCTGATCCGGGCCCTGTCGCTCGTCGTGATGGTGGTGGCCCCCTCCGTCCTCACCGCCTGGATCTTCGGCCTGCTCTTCGGCATCAGCTACATGGGCACCGTGGTGGCGGGGTCGATGTACCTGCTCAACGCGCTGGACCCGCGCGCCAAGGGCCTCGCCCTCGGGCTGATGTGGTGCCTCCACCAGGTCGGTGCCTTCGCGGCCAGCGAGGCGGGCGGCCTGAGCTTCGACGCCCTGCACTCCTACGACCCCATCGTCATCGGAGCGGCCGCCAGCGCCGGCCTCTCCTTCCTGATCGTCGTCCTCGCCCTGCCCAAGGCTCTGCGAAAGGCGGAACCAGCCCATGCGTGA
- a CDS encoding M20 family metallopeptidase, which produces MRDAVRTDLLDRVAQLLPQLVGWRRDLHAHPETGVHNPRTQQAVLTALEGLDLDVARGRTCSSVTATLRGGRPGPTVLLRADTDALPMTEDTGLAFASRNPDAAHACGHDAHTAMLLGAATLLATELRAEVAGTVKFVFQPGEEGCGGAERMLAEGLLDEPVDAAFALHVNPNLPAGVVATRPGSFFASCDEFEITLTGRGGHASMPHTCNDPIPALLTLGTGLLSTVSRSFDPASPVLVSLGAVTAGTTSNVIPESGVLKGTLRAYTPESRARAWDRITRLAESTAEAHGLTCRVSHSYGCAPTVNTPEKAARVLGLAAELLGPERSVELPAPVMAAEDFGYLLERVPGALVLVGACPPGTSPGEAAPCHSNRMVLDEEAMITGTALHVALALSGPGPAS; this is translated from the coding sequence ATGCGTGACGCCGTACGCACCGACCTGCTCGACCGCGTCGCGCAGCTGCTTCCCCAACTCGTCGGCTGGCGCCGCGACCTGCACGCCCACCCGGAGACCGGAGTCCACAACCCGCGGACCCAGCAGGCCGTCCTGACGGCGCTCGAAGGACTGGATCTGGACGTCGCCCGGGGCCGCACCTGCAGCTCGGTGACCGCGACCCTGCGCGGTGGCCGCCCCGGCCCCACCGTCCTGCTGCGGGCCGACACCGACGCGCTGCCCATGACGGAGGACACCGGCCTCGCGTTCGCCAGTCGGAACCCGGACGCCGCCCACGCCTGCGGCCACGACGCGCACACCGCGATGCTGCTGGGCGCCGCCACCCTCCTGGCCACCGAGCTGCGCGCGGAGGTCGCGGGCACCGTGAAGTTCGTCTTCCAGCCCGGCGAGGAGGGCTGCGGAGGCGCGGAACGGATGCTGGCGGAGGGGCTCCTGGACGAGCCGGTGGACGCGGCGTTCGCGCTGCACGTCAACCCCAACCTCCCCGCCGGCGTCGTCGCCACCAGGCCCGGCTCCTTCTTCGCCTCCTGCGACGAGTTCGAGATCACCCTCACCGGCCGCGGCGGCCACGCGTCCATGCCGCACACCTGCAACGACCCCATCCCCGCCCTGCTGACCCTGGGGACCGGCCTGTTGAGCACGGTCTCCAGGAGCTTCGACCCGGCCTCGCCGGTCCTGGTGAGCCTCGGCGCGGTGACGGCCGGCACCACCTCCAACGTCATCCCGGAATCGGGCGTCCTGAAGGGCACGCTCCGCGCCTACACCCCCGAGTCGAGGGCCCGGGCGTGGGACCGCATCACCCGCCTCGCCGAGTCCACCGCCGAGGCCCACGGCCTCACCTGCCGCGTCAGCCACAGCTACGGCTGCGCCCCCACCGTCAACACCCCCGAAAAGGCCGCCCGGGTCCTCGGCCTGGCCGCCGAACTGCTCGGCCCGGAACGCTCCGTGGAGCTGCCCGCTCCCGTCATGGCCGCCGAGGACTTCGGCTACCTCCTGGAGCGCGTCCCCGGCGCCCTCGTCCTCGTGGGCGCCTGCCCGCCGGGGACTTCCCCGGGCGAGGCCGCCCCGTGCCACTCCAACCGGATGGTCCTCGACGAGGAAGCCATGATCACCGGCACCGCCCTCCACGTGGCCCTCGCCCTGTCCGGACCGGGCCCCGCCTCCTGA
- a CDS encoding PIG-L deacetylase family protein, which produces MPIENAAVSSLRPMPDDWRRALAVVAHPDDLEYGAAAAVAEWADAGRDIRYLLVTRGEAGIDGLAPPECAAVREAEQRAAAAHVGVRTVEFLDGHRDGVIEPSMALRRDLAAAVRRHRPELLITLNHRDTWFGTHWNTPDHRVVGRAVLDAAADAGNRWIFPELADAEGLSPWTGVRWTAVAGSPRPTHAAEVGPGIDRAVDSLAAHTTYIRALTAPDQDPHAYARDFLDRAFATAAARHHGRPAVLFEVFAH; this is translated from the coding sequence ATGCCGATCGAGAACGCAGCCGTCAGCTCCCTCCGCCCGATGCCCGACGACTGGCGGCGGGCGCTGGCCGTCGTGGCCCACCCCGACGACCTCGAATACGGCGCCGCGGCAGCCGTGGCCGAATGGGCCGACGCCGGCCGGGACATCCGCTATCTCCTGGTCACCCGCGGCGAGGCCGGTATCGACGGCCTGGCGCCGCCCGAGTGCGCCGCGGTCCGCGAGGCCGAACAGCGCGCCGCCGCGGCGCACGTCGGCGTCCGCACCGTCGAGTTCCTCGACGGCCACCGGGACGGCGTGATCGAGCCCTCCATGGCGCTCCGCCGCGACCTGGCCGCCGCGGTCCGCCGGCACCGCCCCGAACTGCTGATCACCCTCAACCACCGCGACACCTGGTTCGGCACCCACTGGAACACCCCCGACCACCGGGTGGTGGGCCGCGCCGTCCTGGACGCCGCGGCCGACGCCGGCAACCGCTGGATCTTCCCCGAACTCGCCGACGCCGAGGGCCTCTCCCCGTGGACCGGCGTCCGCTGGACCGCCGTCGCCGGCTCCCCCCGGCCCACCCACGCGGCCGAAGTGGGCCCGGGCATCGACCGCGCCGTCGACTCGCTGGCCGCCCACACCACTTACATCAGGGCCCTCACCGCCCCCGACCAGGACCCGCACGCCTACGCCCGCGACTTCCTGGACCGCGCCTTCGCCACCGCCGCCGCCCGCCATCACGGCCGCCCGGCGGTGCTGTTCGAGGTGTTTGCTCACTAG